Proteins encoded within one genomic window of Oncorhynchus masou masou isolate Uvic2021 chromosome 1, UVic_Omas_1.1, whole genome shotgun sequence:
- the LOC135519829 gene encoding neuropeptide FF receptor 1-like, which produces MEVWSSEEEKGLTELEGSTGTMIALNSSSHLLLYYDAANHTNYTTTTNNITYFPYYQHSLPVAASFILAYLFIFLLCMVGNVLVCLIVLGNRRMRTVTNLFILNLAVSDLLVGIFCIPTTLVDNLITGWPFTNTVCKLSGLVQGMSVAASVFTLVAIAVDRFRCIVYPFQPKLTLLVAKATIAMIWVLAVVIMCPSAAALTVEEVADHYMVYSQNYNMTYPLYSCYENFADPKMRKVYTTVLFAHIYLVPLTLITVMYGRIGVKLYTSVVSSREPQDAAPPPPPARHDGGRPQISQKKIKVIKMLIVVALLFMLSWLPLWTLMLLTDYGGLGEEQLELLTGYIFPFAHWLAFSNSSVNPIIYGYFNENFKRGFQAVCQTNSCCPTGNRGEVTGRGTREGRARDGGNGGLDGGGLRDPTSNPNPLLFGTRNKVYTDGNVADSVLLELELKKKVGSNTVHIEGRGTGASGGMGIGYVMNKKGIHVEEPTSPMGVCQAWDH; this is translated from the exons atggaggtgtggagcaGCGAAGAAGAGAAGGGTCTGACTGAACTGGAGGGCTCGACAGGCACCATGATAGCCTTGAACTCCTCCagccacctcctcctctactatgatGCTGCTAACCACACcaactacaccaccaccaccaacaacatcaccTATTTCCCTTACTACCAGCACTCCCTCCCTGTGGCTGCTAGCTTCATCCTGGCCTACCTGTTCATCTTCCTGCTGTGCATGGTGGGTAATGTGCTGGTGTGTCTGATCGTGCTGGGGAACCGCCGCATGAGAACCGTCACCAACCTTTTCATCCTTAACCTGGCGGTCAGCGACCTGTTGGTGGGCATTTTCTGCATCCCCACAACGCTGGTGGACAACCTCATCACAG GCTGGCCGTTTACCAACACTGTGTGTAAACTGAGTGGTCTGGTGCAGGGGATGTCTGTGGCTGCCTCAGTCTTCACCCTGGTGGCCATCGCAGTGGACAG GTTCCGCTGCATTGTGTACCCTTTTCAGCCCAAACTCACCCTCTTAGTTGCCAAGGCGACCATAGCGATGATCTGGGTTCTGGCCGTGGTAATCATGTGTCCCTCAGCAGCTGCCCTGACCGTGGAGGAGGTGGCTGATCACTACATGGTATACAGCCAGAACTACAACATGACCTACCCCCTGTACTCCTGCTATGAGAACTTTGCTGACCCGAAGATGAGGAAGGTCTACACCACGGTTCTGTTCGCCCACATCTACTTGGTGCCCCTGACTCTCATCACCGTCATGTACGGGCGCATCGGGGTGAAGCTCTACACCTCTGTGGTGTCAAGCAGAGAACCTCAGGATGCAGCACCTCCTCCCCCCCCAGCAAGGCATGATGGGGGAAGGCCACAGATCTCCCAGAAGAAGATCAAGGTGATCAAGATGCTGATCGTAGTGGCCCTGCTGTTCATGTTGTCCTGGCTGCCGCTGTGGACTCTGATGCTGCTGACGGACTACGGAGGGCTGGGAGAGGAACAGCTGGAGCTCCTCACTGGATACATCTTTCCCTTCGCCCACTGGCTAGCCTTTTCCAACTCTTCTGTCAACCCCATCATCTACGGATACTTCAACGAGAACTTCAAGAGGGGCTTCCAGGCCGTCTGCCAGACCAACTCTTGCTgccccacagggaataggggtgAGGTAACGGGAAGGGGAACTAGGGAAGGTAGAGCAAGAGATGGGGGTAATGGTGGATTGGATGGAGGCGGACTGAGGGATCCCACAAGCAACCCCAATCCTCTCTTGTTTGGGACAAGAAACAAAGTATACACCGACGGTAATGTGGCAGACTCTGTGCTCCTTGAGCTGGAGTTGAAGAAGAAGGTGGGAAGCAACACGGTCCATATTGAGGGCAGGGGGACTGGGGCGAGTGGAGGAATGGGGATTGGCTATGTGATGAACAAAAAGGGGATTCATGTTGAGGAGCCCACCAGCCCAATGGGAGTGTGTCAGGCCTGGGATCATTAG